taggagggtggtgaaacactggaatgcgttatctagggaggtggtggaatctcaatctccttccttagatatttttaaggtcagacttgacaaagccctggctgggatgatttagttggggattggtcctgctttgagcaggggtttggactagatgacctcctgaggtcccttccaaccctgatattctatgattagattGACATGTTATGATGAGGAAATGGACATAGCATACAGAACAGATTTCCATAACCTTAGCTTCTGAAGGTTGAATGCAATAATAATGGTAATTGCCAGACAAATTACAcattaaacttgttttactgaagtcagtggaagaaagCAAATGAATTATGTTTCAGTCATAAATTTATTTGTCTAGAATTGAAAAACTGAGTTAAACTAGTACGttgagatttctttaaaaaaaggttaaaaattcAATAGACGACCAAacattttttcttctaaaaatagTGACACTTTCTACAGAGAAAATACCAGTTCCTATGCTGAGGATGTAAAATTTACTCTAAAATGTAACTTACAAAGAAGATTCAAAAATTAAACAGCAAGCTTCTTTGAAATATACTTCAAACTGCACATATGAAGGAAACAGAATAATTTAGGGTTCTGCTCATTCCACTGTAACAATTTGTAATTATTGGTGTTTAAATCTTGATAGATGTTTCACTTAAGTCTACTTTTTTATCCCTACCAAATATATAGTCTCACTTCAGTGGTCAAACAGTTCATCGTTCATAGGTCAAAGACTCCTACACCTGTTGCCAACATGAAGGAGGCTGTTAGATACCAATGTGATAGGTTCCTTAGAACTTTAACAATTACAGTAGTACAGTGATTGTAACCCCTGCTACAATCACTTGCCAAGGTGATTTATACCTTTTAAAGGGTCTGTTATTACACACAAATAGGTAAACATAAACCGAGAGTAAAGAAAATCAAGATCGAGACAGTcccaaaaataaaaatggtggAAAGACTCAATCCATGAATTCAAATActttaggctccaatcctgcgAACATATGGGCATGTAACTTCATGTACATTAATTCAATAGGACCATTATCTTAATAAAGTTATTTATATGTGCAAGTGTTTCCCCCTTATCTTaatttttactattttaaaagaaTGTGCAACTTTAATGCAAGCAGAGATTGGGTCTCATCATGCACCTATTTAAGTCAATAACAAAGCTTTCACTCCTCTTGCCTGTTTCCATTAACACAAAACCTGCTATGTAGTAATTTGAGCCTGATGTTCTGAGAAAGGACTAATTTTACTTACTAACAAATCAGAGTGGAAATAAACTAAACTTTTCTGGAaaaaagcagaggaaaaaaacaCATTGCTGAGAAATGGAGGGTCACACTGGTCAGAAATTGCTACAGCTTCACAAACATCTGTATAATCCCAAAGCATTACTAATACAAATGTCATAGGGAAACCACTATAGTTAAACAATCATGTCTCTGTTCAGTAACTTTAAATATATAGCACAGCTAAAATGAAGAACTGTGATGCCTCCTTTTTGGCTTCAGACATATAGAACAATGTTACAGGAGTATTCATGAATGATAACAAGATTCTTCTCCAAGGCAAAGCAAACTATAAACGCTTGTCAATGTTAGATTGTAGGAAGTGCCTTAGTAGTTGTTTTGGGCTATATTACTCATACCTTGAATTACAAAAACTGTAAAAACACTTTTGCAACTTAACTTGATGgcatttttaaaactctttgttCCACTGGTGAACATTAAAATATCAACAGTATTCAATAACTGGCAATCTCGGATACGAAAAATGGGTTTCTGCCAGTCAGAACTGATGTATTCAGGTAAAGCTAGATCAAGAATCTTGCCTATATATACCCACAGGGTGCTTGGTTCAGACAGTTAAAACAGCCCTTGCGTTttcaggaaaaaatgaaattctaaaaGGCAGGTATCCTGTGAGAAgtgatggggaggggaaatggttATGTGAGGTGAGACTTAAACTCATGGTCTTCTGCCTCCTGGCCCAATGCACCTTTCCCTAGATCAAAAAGCATTTTTATATAGTAGTGAGGGGGGGAAACATCCTTGTTTTTTCTCTCATCCAGATGATCTGGTCTTCATGGCTGCTTTAAAGTGATGCACGAGGGTCAACTGTGCTGGGAAAATCTGTGCACTGCAGATGGAATTCTCAGAACGTGTAAGAAGCAAGCCTTTAGCAAGTACTACTGCCCATATGAAAATGGCGATTTTTCTGCAGCTTACATTCAGTCTGAGCCAGATACCAAGCATAGAAAACTTGAGCCAAAACAGCTAACATTTGACAAGTTATATGCAATTGAAAACAAAGGGGGTTATAGTGGAATGTTAGGCAATTTTAATATGAGGCTTGGTTCCAGCTCCTTTGCCTACTTCTTAAAACCAACAGTACAATTTATTCTTGGGAAAATTAATGTCAAACAGATTTTCAGGTATATGGTAACTTACTGTTTCTCTGACTTCTTCTTTTGACAGTGTGCCTAAATTAAAGATGAGTTACCCTCACACTGAAGGGGAAGAAAAGGTGCCAAATGATGAGCTGGAGTGCAAAATTTGTTACCATAGATTTAATATTCATAGCTGTAAACCCAAAATACTGAACTGTCTTCACAGAGTATGTGCTAGATGTCTGACTAAAATACTTCACATAGGAGACGGCTATCCTTGCATTAGTTGTCCTTTTTGCCGCCATGAGACAGAGTTGCATGAAGATGAAGTTGAAGGACTACCTAATGATACAAACGTTATGTCCAAACTCGtgttaaaagacaaaacaatatGGAATTCCGACTGTAAAGAAGTAGTTTTAACACCAAAGAACTTGGCTTCCTCAAGCCCTTCTCACGGATCTTCAAACTGCTTAGTAATAACAATTATGGAAGTACAGAGGGACTCTACTAGGACTCCAAGCCAAAACACTATCTCAGATTATTATGCAGACCATAGCCTTGACTCAGTATCTGTCAGTTCTCACACTCAGCTAGACCAAGATCTCTTCTCTAAGTTTTGTAATCATGTACCCAGAATACTGGTATGGCTGTTAGGATTTTTCTACTTTGGCTCACTGCCACTTGGAATCTATTTATTAGTGATGCAGAAAGTGACACTAGGAATTGTGTGTGTCAGTTTTGTTCCCTCAAGTCTAACTGTATGTCTTGTGTATGGTTTCTGTCAATGCCTCTGCCAGGGAATGTGTGACTGCTCTTCAAGAAGCTGAGAGGAACTGCGTTATCAAActatacattttaattaaactttGAATGATAACTACACACTTCCAATATTATGGACTATTAAGGTGATTGCAATATGATTTTAAGTCTTTCATGGTCCCATTTCTTAGCTATAACTAGCACAAAGACCtatgtttaaacaaacaaaagcaccACAACCATTTGTGTAAACACTAGAAAATTGGCAAGGTAATATTATTAAATAGGTGATAGCTAATATCACCTTTTCCTTGAACAATGTATAATTTCATAAACACCTCATCGTGTCAAGAATTCACAGGTGAAAGTGATAAAAATGAaattgatgttttctacattatGCTcgtactatttttttaaaaagaatgaagaTCAGAAATATTTTGAGTACAACTTGCTATAAAAACATATTTCAAGCATCACCTTAAATTACTTTTCCAAATTCTGTTTGGTATTTTATTGGACACTTAAATGCTCGGATGATGAGAACCAATACAGGATCTagaattaaaagcaaaataaaagtgcaataatttttttaaattaagaactCATGTACTGTTAAAATCTTGGAGAAAGCAATTTATAGTTAAACTAAATCTCAAAGGGACATAAAAACAAATCAAGTATTTTCAAAAGAGACGTTTCCAGAATCTTTTCAGAAACTACAGCTATTTCTGAAATACAATGCTCTGAATAGTGTATGTCAGAGTACGTCAGAGTAGAAATGGCTTTAAGAACGGTCTTCAAAATGTTCAATAAAAACATGCCTACTAATGTATATGGTGACTTAAAATCAAGGCATTAATtacaggcaatttaaaaaaaaatacagaaataagtttttattttatattaacgTTAATTCCATAGGCAAAAATGGTTGATtcatttttctgaacatttttattGAACCTACTTGATATTGTtacattaaattttattttttaaaaggtaattgAATTTTGTATGGTTCTAGTGTAAACCAGAATCTAAATTGCAAAATGGTAATGCAAAACGAGGGCTTTATATAAAGATTTGTACAAAATAATTATCTAGTAAATCTCCAAACTACCAATGGGTAGGACTTCTGAAGAATAATGGAATTTTGGTAGCAAGTTAAGAATAAACCTGCAGAGCTTTAAAATAGGTGTTCTTACAAATCAATGTAATaaacattatatataaaaaagaatgTTTTGATGCTTTTTTTAAGTGGTAATgcactatttcattttaaagcaaTCTATAGCTATCCCAAATGTTGTTTAGTATGTCCACAGATTAAATATCACTCCTGATATATTTTTCATTGAGGCCTCAAAATCAAACATAATTTAACTTGTACTGTATGCAACTCAAAAGGAAATGTAaggaattatttttgttttctccagAAGAGCATACAAAAAGGTGGAACTGTATGCCACAAGCCAAATCCACTCATGCGCAAAGGCTAACTAAACTGGCTTCACAGAGGGATGGCATTCTCCCTGCCAGGCTTGTGTACACCCTCAGTGATGGGGATACGTGCTGAATGACTGTTCAACCTCAGCCTgctccctcctttccctttcccccaaaTAACCTTTTCGGTGCTATGGGAGGAGCTCCACAAAGTCTCCAACAGCCTGCCATTCTCCAACATGCAAGTgaactgcccccactccactgctTTTTGGTTGTCACAAGTCTGCAAAGCTAAAGGGTGTAGGGTTTGCCAAAACATGAACTTCACTCATTtatcaaattgtttttaaaaagtagaaataTATGGTCTTTATTACGGATACATTCAGTACTATGTACTCCTTCATTTTCTAACCATCTCTCATTCCCTGTTGGCAGTCACCCAAGACTCTGCGCTCCCATCTTCATTTTAGGATTAGATGTCTCATTTATACAATCCAACTTCTATTTCCTAGAGTGCCCCTCTCCCTAGTGCCAAAGGCAATAAAAGATGCTCTTTTCCAATGTTGCAACACAGTCCGCAAGGGCCTTTGTAAAAGTTTATAGTCTAGCCTTTCTAGAAAATAAGTGTATTGTTAATTACTACTGTTAGTAGTATTAAAAGCCCAACACAGGGCTGGATCCCTCATTGTGCTACACACTGTAAAAATGTATAGTAAGAGACAATCTCTGCCTTGAAAAACCTCCTTGTCACAGGTTGTTGCTACAACTCAGAGAACACTGATTTGATTATTCAAGTTCTGGTCTCTTGCTATCTAATCCAGCAGGGGCTGATAGTTTTGTGACCATAAGAGGCTCAGTTCTTGGGAAAGAAGGACTATATAGTACCTCATATTGCTTTGCAGTGATCCCATGAATGATTTAAGGACAGCACTGACGGGCTCCTAAGCATTTTCCTATCCCACATACAGTAGGGTCTGTGTAGtcccaacagacactgctattcaaaaatTCCAAGGTTGTACACTCAAAGCATGTTTATCACCTACAGTGGAAGATCCACACAAGCAAACTTCAAAGATGAAAACATCCTTTTCTCCTTCCACACTCCTTATACTGGAAACTCTTGAATCTTTGTTGCCTCCACTGGCAAAACCACAGACTACAATATGGCTCGATGTGAGAAACTGTGCTACTAGTTAGGATTAAAAAGGTACCGcagctataaaaatatttaacaacttTGATAATAGTTGTGCTTTGATCAAAATTTaagctttattttaattttttcccagTTTTAAATCAGTACAAGAATCAGACTCTAGAGACCATTCAATGACTTGTTTTTCTGTATATTGGATATTGTGGTTAAATTATCTGTCAAAATCTCTATTTAATAGGACGGATTATCTGATATACGATTAGAGTGTAAACAAATTACAAGTGCTTGTAACAAAGACCTAAAGAGCATAGTTCAGATTACACTGTAATCATGATTGCTGAATATGCTACCATAAACTTACTTCTGAGTGGTTATGTCATATgcctaattaacatttttatttttgttttcaagtttttttgtttaagaaagcTTTGTTAAAGacttatgtattttttttttactttttattagttCCTATTAATGCTTTTCCCTTCTTTATTGCTGTAGTGCCCAGTCAGCTTTTTCAAATTTGTGTTAACAATCAAGGGTCCGAATGTATTTAAAGTTTATCTTGTGCTCTAGATTTAACAGTCTTCTGAAAATAAGAGACTTTGTCACTGAAAGTTGGTAGTGTGTACTGCACCTAAACTATTGGCtaatttttctgaaaatgttgctTTCTCCAGCTCATACAGTAGTGTCATGTAATATGACAAAAATGCACTTTAAATAAATGCAGATTTTCTGACATTTAAGATTACAAACTGGCATCTTTTTAAGGGATGCATTTACTAAGCTCAGATACATATGAATGGGAGAAAAAGCATGGCTCAAGCATGATTTTATAACTGTATTGGTACTCTAGAGTTGTGTAAGATTGCTACAGTGGTGCTTTGATTGCGATTACCTGCCCTAAAAACTGCACTGCTTAATTTTTTAACCTAGCATTGGTAAATGATAAACCTGAAAGAGttcaaaataaaatgaatctGTATTTGTTCAATTTTCTTTGGCGTTTGACATCACTTACGATGTATAATCAGGATTCCTGTACAGCCAATCAGCTTCCCTGCTGAATGTGAGAGTCTTTATTTAGAACATCTGTGTTGAGAAAACATAGGAAAATGCGGCAGTAAATCTGTAGAAACTTAAGGGCATCCAGATGAAAGCATAATAACAAACTACTTTTAAttccctttttgaaaatgattAGATTTCAAGGTGACTGTcccttttattaaaataattcttcATAGAAGACTGAGGGGGCATAGGGTTAGCTGGGCACTTTATACTGGTGCTGATGGTGCATGGCAGCAGACGGAGCTTGAGCCGCCCCAACaggtaccactgagggaaaaatttccagcGATCATGATCAGGATGTGCGCACTTagagtggaatgcacatgtgcaatcactcaaagaagaataaaaaTTCTGAGTACTTTGCCAGGACATAATACATTTTATCTGCTCTCTTGCATATAGGGAGAATAGAAGCTGGAGCATGCCACATGATCTTCGTGGATAGGCAAAGCTATTCAGGCAGATGAGGGTGAATGGAGGATATTGAGCAGCTTATGATGAGGCTCCAGGAGTCGACAACTCTCTTGACTAAATCCTAGACGTGCTTAAAATCATCTATcaaggatggaggaggaggcatGACAGCTTCACCAATAGATGAAGAGAAGATGTTGGCTATAGGAAAGACCTCTTCATTGGCTCCACAGGATTCCTCTTGAGGGTCACGTCTCCTGGAGGGAGCAGAAGATGTAGGTTGTCCCTCTCTGTGATGACTGGTGCTTGATGCTCTGGAAAATTGTTGATAGGTCATTCAAGAGTCCCAATATGACCAAGGAGGAGGGGCATAAGGCATAGGAAGAGGCACCCAACGGTACTCATACCAGCGAGGTGTTGGTAGCAATTTGTGGGCCATGAATAGCTGCAGTTTCACCAGAGGCTTCTGGAAAGGGGCCACTATAGGAATGAGGGGGAGAATGCTGAATTGACACATGAGATACTGAGGCAAGTTCTTAATCAAAATCCTTTCCCTCAAGCTCACTCTGGAATGATGGAGCACCTGGAGAGATCTGAGATTAAACTATCGGTACCAGGCAAACTTCAGGTGATCTCAATGCCCTTGGATTACAATAGCATATCTGCGCTAAGCAGTGGGGAATCGGGTGTCTCAGATACAGCCAGGTACCAGGGAAAATGGATCTCCTGCCGTACCGAGCCTGTAGTCTGCACCAAGGTGATCGTGGCAGAGGGCACTGATGGTACTGTAGGTCTTGGGCGCTCAGAGGAAAGCGCGGTCTCTCACGGTATCATAGGTCTTGTGCTCTCTGAGGTAAGCATGGT
This genomic stretch from Lepidochelys kempii isolate rLepKem1 chromosome 12, rLepKem1.hap2, whole genome shotgun sequence harbors:
- the LOC140896285 gene encoding E3 ubiquitin-protein ligase RNF182-like yields the protein MSYPHTEGEEKVPNDELECKICYHRFNIHSCKPKILNCLHRVCARCLTKILHIGDGYPCISCPFCRHETELHEDEVEGLPNDTNVMSKLVLKDKTIWNSDCKEVVLTPKNLASSSPSHGSSNCLVITIMEVQRDSTRTPSQNTISDYYADHSLDSVSVSSHTQLDQDLFSKFCNHVPRILVWLLGFFYFGSLPLGIYLLVMQKVTLGIVCVSFVPSSLTVCLVYGFCQCLCQGMCDCSSRS